One genomic window of Apus apus isolate bApuApu2 chromosome 9, bApuApu2.pri.cur, whole genome shotgun sequence includes the following:
- the CRBN gene encoding protein cereblon isoform X3, which yields MEVEDQDSKEAEKPNVINFDTSLPTSHVYLGSDMEEFHGRTVHDDDSCQVIPVLPHVMVMLIPGQTLPLQLFSPQEVSMVRNLIQKDRTFAVLAYSNVREREAHFGTTAEIYAYREEQEYGIETVKVKAIGRQRFKVLEIRTQSDGIQQAKVQILPERVLPSTMAAVQLQSLSRCHMFLSSKPTTWQDRAVHQWWQKYQKRKFHCACLTSWPPWLYSLYDAETLMERVKRQLHEWDENLKDESLPTNPIDFSYRVAACLPIDDALRIQLLQIGSAVQRLRCELDIMNKCTSLCCKQCQDTEITTKNEIFSLSLCGPMAAYVNPHGYIHETLTVYKACNLNLSGRPSTEHSWFPGYAWTVAQCRICGNHMGWKFTATKKDMSPQKFWGLTRSALLPRIPETEDDSGHDRSPLLCL from the exons ATGGAAGTTGAAGATCAAGACAgtaaagaagctgaaaagccaAATGTCATCAACTTTGATACCAGTTTGCCAACATCACATGTG taTTTAGGTTCTGATATGGAAGAGTTTCATGGGAGAACAGTGCACGATGATGACAGCTGCCAGGTGATTCCCGTGCTGCCCCATGTGATGGTGATGTTGATCCCTGGACAGACGCTGCCCCTGCAGCTGTTCAGCCCTCAAGAGGTTAGCATGGTGCGGAATTTAATTCAGAAAGACAGAACCTTTGCTGTTCTTGCATACAG CAATGTACGTGAAAGGGAAGCACATTTTGGAACAACAGCAGAAATATATGCCtacagagaggagcaggaataTGGAATTGAAACCGTGAAAGTGAAAGCAATAGGAAGACAGAGGTTCAAGGTGCTTGAAATAAGAACCCAGTCAGATGG gATCCAGCAGGCTAAAGTGCAGATCCTTCCCGAGCGAGTGCTGCCCTCCACAAtggcagcagtgcagctgcagtCTCTCAGCCGGTGCCAcatgtttctttcttcaaaacctACAACGTGGCAGGACCGAGCTGTCCATCAGTGGTGGCAGAAATACCAAAAG agGAAGTTCCACTGTGCATGTTTGACATCTTGGCCTCCCTGGCTCTACTCTCTGTACGATGCT GAAACCTTGATGGAAAGAGTCAAGAGGCAGCTGCATGAGTGGGATGAAAATCTTAAGGATGAATCTCTTCCAACAAACCCCATAG atttttcttacagagttgctgcctgcctgcccatcGACGACGCGCTGCGCattcagctgctgcagatcGGCAGCGCCGTGCAGAGGCTGCGCTGCGAGCTGGACATCATGAACAAG tgtacATCTCTGTGTTGTAAGCAATGCCAAGACACAGAAATAACTACCAAGAATGAAATATTCAG TTTATCCTTATGTGGACCCATGGCAGCATATGTGAATCCTCATGGATACATCCATGAAACCCTCACTGTATATAAAGCCTGCAACTTGAATCTCAGTGGACGACCATCAACAGAGCACAGCTGGTTTCCTGG GTATGCCTGGACTGTAGCCCAGTGCAGAATCTGTGGGAACCATATGGGCTGGAAGTTCACAGCTACCAAAAAGGATATGTCCCCTCAGAAGTTCTGGGGTTTGACACGGTCTGCTCTCCTGCCTCGGATCCCAGAAACAGAGGATGACTCAGGCCACGATAGATCACCCTTACTCTGCCTGTAA
- the CRBN gene encoding protein cereblon isoform X1, with protein sequence MAAEEGSGEPRHDMGNHLPLVPAESEEEDNNEMEVEDQDSKEAEKPNVINFDTSLPTSHVYLGSDMEEFHGRTVHDDDSCQVIPVLPHVMVMLIPGQTLPLQLFSPQEVSMVRNLIQKDRTFAVLAYSNVREREAHFGTTAEIYAYREEQEYGIETVKVKAIGRQRFKVLEIRTQSDGIQQAKVQILPERVLPSTMAAVQLQSLSRCHMFLSSKPTTWQDRAVHQWWQKYQKRKFHCACLTSWPPWLYSLYDAETLMERVKRQLHEWDENLKDESLPTNPIDFSYRVAACLPIDDALRIQLLQIGSAVQRLRCELDIMNKCTSLCCKQCQDTEITTKNEIFSLSLCGPMAAYVNPHGYIHETLTVYKACNLNLSGRPSTEHSWFPGYAWTVAQCRICGNHMGWKFTATKKDMSPQKFWGLTRSALLPRIPETEDDSGHDRSPLLCL encoded by the exons ATGGCCGCCGAGGAGGGGAGCGGCGAGCCCCGCCACGACATGGGGAACCACCTCCCGCTGGTGCCCG CAGAGAGTGAGGAAGAGGATAACAATGAAATGGAAGTTGAAGATCAAGACAgtaaagaagctgaaaagccaAATGTCATCAACTTTGATACCAGTTTGCCAACATCACATGTG taTTTAGGTTCTGATATGGAAGAGTTTCATGGGAGAACAGTGCACGATGATGACAGCTGCCAGGTGATTCCCGTGCTGCCCCATGTGATGGTGATGTTGATCCCTGGACAGACGCTGCCCCTGCAGCTGTTCAGCCCTCAAGAGGTTAGCATGGTGCGGAATTTAATTCAGAAAGACAGAACCTTTGCTGTTCTTGCATACAG CAATGTACGTGAAAGGGAAGCACATTTTGGAACAACAGCAGAAATATATGCCtacagagaggagcaggaataTGGAATTGAAACCGTGAAAGTGAAAGCAATAGGAAGACAGAGGTTCAAGGTGCTTGAAATAAGAACCCAGTCAGATGG gATCCAGCAGGCTAAAGTGCAGATCCTTCCCGAGCGAGTGCTGCCCTCCACAAtggcagcagtgcagctgcagtCTCTCAGCCGGTGCCAcatgtttctttcttcaaaacctACAACGTGGCAGGACCGAGCTGTCCATCAGTGGTGGCAGAAATACCAAAAG agGAAGTTCCACTGTGCATGTTTGACATCTTGGCCTCCCTGGCTCTACTCTCTGTACGATGCT GAAACCTTGATGGAAAGAGTCAAGAGGCAGCTGCATGAGTGGGATGAAAATCTTAAGGATGAATCTCTTCCAACAAACCCCATAG atttttcttacagagttgctgcctgcctgcccatcGACGACGCGCTGCGCattcagctgctgcagatcGGCAGCGCCGTGCAGAGGCTGCGCTGCGAGCTGGACATCATGAACAAG tgtacATCTCTGTGTTGTAAGCAATGCCAAGACACAGAAATAACTACCAAGAATGAAATATTCAG TTTATCCTTATGTGGACCCATGGCAGCATATGTGAATCCTCATGGATACATCCATGAAACCCTCACTGTATATAAAGCCTGCAACTTGAATCTCAGTGGACGACCATCAACAGAGCACAGCTGGTTTCCTGG GTATGCCTGGACTGTAGCCCAGTGCAGAATCTGTGGGAACCATATGGGCTGGAAGTTCACAGCTACCAAAAAGGATATGTCCCCTCAGAAGTTCTGGGGTTTGACACGGTCTGCTCTCCTGCCTCGGATCCCAGAAACAGAGGATGACTCAGGCCACGATAGATCACCCTTACTCTGCCTGTAA
- the CRBN gene encoding protein cereblon isoform X2, translating to MAAEEGSGEPRHDMGNHLPLVPESEEEDNNEMEVEDQDSKEAEKPNVINFDTSLPTSHVYLGSDMEEFHGRTVHDDDSCQVIPVLPHVMVMLIPGQTLPLQLFSPQEVSMVRNLIQKDRTFAVLAYSNVREREAHFGTTAEIYAYREEQEYGIETVKVKAIGRQRFKVLEIRTQSDGIQQAKVQILPERVLPSTMAAVQLQSLSRCHMFLSSKPTTWQDRAVHQWWQKYQKRKFHCACLTSWPPWLYSLYDAETLMERVKRQLHEWDENLKDESLPTNPIDFSYRVAACLPIDDALRIQLLQIGSAVQRLRCELDIMNKCTSLCCKQCQDTEITTKNEIFSLSLCGPMAAYVNPHGYIHETLTVYKACNLNLSGRPSTEHSWFPGYAWTVAQCRICGNHMGWKFTATKKDMSPQKFWGLTRSALLPRIPETEDDSGHDRSPLLCL from the exons ATGGCCGCCGAGGAGGGGAGCGGCGAGCCCCGCCACGACATGGGGAACCACCTCCCGCTGGTGCCCG AGAGTGAGGAAGAGGATAACAATGAAATGGAAGTTGAAGATCAAGACAgtaaagaagctgaaaagccaAATGTCATCAACTTTGATACCAGTTTGCCAACATCACATGTG taTTTAGGTTCTGATATGGAAGAGTTTCATGGGAGAACAGTGCACGATGATGACAGCTGCCAGGTGATTCCCGTGCTGCCCCATGTGATGGTGATGTTGATCCCTGGACAGACGCTGCCCCTGCAGCTGTTCAGCCCTCAAGAGGTTAGCATGGTGCGGAATTTAATTCAGAAAGACAGAACCTTTGCTGTTCTTGCATACAG CAATGTACGTGAAAGGGAAGCACATTTTGGAACAACAGCAGAAATATATGCCtacagagaggagcaggaataTGGAATTGAAACCGTGAAAGTGAAAGCAATAGGAAGACAGAGGTTCAAGGTGCTTGAAATAAGAACCCAGTCAGATGG gATCCAGCAGGCTAAAGTGCAGATCCTTCCCGAGCGAGTGCTGCCCTCCACAAtggcagcagtgcagctgcagtCTCTCAGCCGGTGCCAcatgtttctttcttcaaaacctACAACGTGGCAGGACCGAGCTGTCCATCAGTGGTGGCAGAAATACCAAAAG agGAAGTTCCACTGTGCATGTTTGACATCTTGGCCTCCCTGGCTCTACTCTCTGTACGATGCT GAAACCTTGATGGAAAGAGTCAAGAGGCAGCTGCATGAGTGGGATGAAAATCTTAAGGATGAATCTCTTCCAACAAACCCCATAG atttttcttacagagttgctgcctgcctgcccatcGACGACGCGCTGCGCattcagctgctgcagatcGGCAGCGCCGTGCAGAGGCTGCGCTGCGAGCTGGACATCATGAACAAG tgtacATCTCTGTGTTGTAAGCAATGCCAAGACACAGAAATAACTACCAAGAATGAAATATTCAG TTTATCCTTATGTGGACCCATGGCAGCATATGTGAATCCTCATGGATACATCCATGAAACCCTCACTGTATATAAAGCCTGCAACTTGAATCTCAGTGGACGACCATCAACAGAGCACAGCTGGTTTCCTGG GTATGCCTGGACTGTAGCCCAGTGCAGAATCTGTGGGAACCATATGGGCTGGAAGTTCACAGCTACCAAAAAGGATATGTCCCCTCAGAAGTTCTGGGGTTTGACACGGTCTGCTCTCCTGCCTCGGATCCCAGAAACAGAGGATGACTCAGGCCACGATAGATCACCCTTACTCTGCCTGTAA